The Candidatus Lokiarchaeota archaeon genomic sequence TCACCTGTTTCCATGGGCTGTGCTTTGTATGGCATCCACCATGATTCAACCCCTTGGTGATGTCCCTTTACAAATTCTTCAAAACGATCAGTTCTGTATGCAGACAGATACTTGTTGTCGTAGGCGACAATAATGGGAGACTCATACACAATTATTTTCTGAATTTCGATTGCAGCTTCGCGTGCTTCTTCAAATGATTCGGCTTCAAGCAGCTGTTCTTTCCAGTATCTGAAGCTAGCATTTCTCGCTTCGAGAATTTCTTGATATGGCTGATACTGAGAACATAAGCATCCCCATCCACTCACTATAGTCGAGAAGCCAACCAATCCACAGTGAAGTCTTCGAAACGATTCTCAAGCAAACGGATATCGAAGTATTTTGTCTTGCACTTCATATCGTAGGGATCAGCTTGGGCTGCTGACGCATTAATGTGAAGCTCTTTGAACGCATCTTCAAGCGTTTCCGCTACTGCGAATTGTAAATCAGAGTCCCAAGAAGCATCAATCCAGATGTCAAATGGCTCTCCATTAGGGGCCTCTCTATAACCATTTGTTTCATTGATTTCGAAGCCGGCATTATCGAGGAGTGAATTAGGATATTCAATTTTCGCTTCGTAATAATGGTAACCGAGGTCATCCTCCGCGGAGAATGGATTCATCGTGGGAACAGGTGCGTCAAGGGGTTCAGCGTATCCCCTCCAGGTTTCGTTGGCTACCTTTTCTTTATCGAAGGCAAATGCGGCTGCTCGTCTGAGAACAGTCATATTCAACGGATACCTTTCGTAATTGAATAGGAAGAACCCATAGCTATTCCGGTTTGTTTTTACTACGTCTATGTTTGTAGATTCCTCTAATTCTTCGAGATACTGCGGATCAATTGAATCAAGAATGATTTCGATTTCTCCGTTCTGAAGTGCTGCAATAGCGTCTTCTTGATTTTCCGTGATTTTGTACATGACGGTATCTACGTATGGCCCCTGCCTATTGATATCCACATTGTCTGCATCTCCCTCAATAAATAGCAGAGACTGAGCTATCAAGAGTACGAAACCTATCCATGCGAGCAGAAAGAACTGTTTTGGCCTATTTTTATGCAATAGAGAACCACCCTCTCCTGAATGAATATGAATCATCATTGATATTATCTCTTGTGTTGACGAGTACACTAGTATTCTGAATTGACTCGTGTACAATGGATTCACCAATGGATTCTTCTAACGGTTCTTTGCTTTCCTGCCAGCAAGTAGATCCGCTGGATGCTCCTTTGCTGTAGATTTCACGGATCGGTATGTAAGTGCTGTTGATAAGATGACAGATACTATCAGTAGGACCACGATTTTCGGATCTATCAAGATTGGGGGAGCGGAGACGAAACGTTCCATTATTGCTTGAAGATTTGACTGCACGATTAGGCCAACAACGGTACCTGTTACTAGTCCGCCTATTATCGCAACTGAGCTTTCTACAGCTATAGACCTGGCTATGTCTGAATTAGGCATCCCCATTGACGCAAGAAGCCCAATCTCTCTGATTCGTGTAGATGAAATTGCCCAGCTACCGATGAGTGCACTGAGTATCGTCGTTATGACAAGTGTCACCATGGATGCATCAATAGTGGCTTGTATCGCGGTGAGGGCCGCTTCATAGTCAGCTTCAATTGCTGAAATGAGGACACTTTGGATGTTGGGAAACCCTGCAAGTCCATTCATTGTCTTGCCGGGCTTATTTGATCTTATTAGAACGCTTCCTGCTTGGAAAGCTTCACCAACTAGTGAAGACCACGTAGAATTGCTTACAATCACGAAATTTGGTGTCATGATTGTTAGAACAAAGAACGGTACAGAAGAGCCTGCAATTCCCACAATTGTTACATTACCTAATTCTCCGATTGTGATTTCATCGCCAAGTTCAAGATTGCGTTCGCGAGCAGTGTACTCAGAAATAACACCAGTTTGATTCTGCTCTAGGATTCGTAATCCTTTGCTTTCATTCACACTCCGAGATAGACCGATTGAAGCCAACCCTTCGAATTCTGTTGGATGGGTACCGAGCAAGATACCCATACCGCTTTCTTCCTTGAAATGCACCTCGGTTATGAGCTGGTTCACTGGCACAGCCCTCTCTACATGTGGCATTGATTGAATAGCATCGACCACAGGAAGCTCAACTGCGGGGTCCGCATACCCGATGATGTTAGCTGAGGAAACGCCAGCACCCAGACTTCTCTTCCAAGAGGCTGTTACTGCATATCCAACATTGCTGGAAGCTATGAGCAACGTTGTTGCAGCCGCGAAAAGGTTGAATATAACCACACCCACGATTGCATTTCGTTTCAAATTGCGCTTGGAGAGTACTCCAACCACTTCTTTCGTACGATAAGTTAAGGGTTTGAGAATTGATTCCAATCCTGCCAACTTGGGGGAAAGAGCTACTACAGTAAGAAGCAGAATGGGAACGGATCCAATTCGAATTACATCGCTTGAAAACAAGCCGAGATTGAGGAAATCTATTGCCATCTGAATCGCTACAAGCAGACAGAGTAAAGCACTAGTACCAAGAATGATTCTTTGTAGTCTCTTGGATGGTTCGAAGCCAGTTTCGCTACCGCTAGCACTGGTGTGAACTGTTCCTTTTCCAAGATTGTTTGCGATTGATTCTTTAGAAGCCTGCCATGCTGGCACTATTCCGGAAATGAGAGTAATTCCAACACCGAACAACCCTGATGCAATAAGCCCCCAGAAGCTGATACCTGCAGCACCACCGAAGAACGCGGCAGTTGGAGCAAGATAGATGATTCTTGACGTTGCTATAATCAGCTGTAGAATAACACGGCTCAGAACAACCCCAATCACCCCTCCAAGAAGAGCTCCAGTCAGTCCGATAATACCAATTTCAGAGATGAGTATGGACAACAAGTCCTTTCTTGAACCTCCGAATGCAAGTAGGACCCCACTTTCTCGCTTCCTTTGGCTGAAAAGCATACTGAAGGATGAGAATACCCGAAATGCGGCAACAAATACCGCAGCACCAACCAGAGCGAGGAGGATTGTGTTAGCTTGGTTGAGAAACAACTCTGCAATCTTGAGCTGATACGTTTTCAAATTGGTTACTACATATTCCTCACCAAGTATTCCTTCTATGCTCTTGGTAGTTCGACGTGCTGCAAATACATCCTCGATTTCAACCAGAAGCTTGTTGACAGAATGATTCGGATACCTAATTGTGTAGATTTCCCATGCATATTCAAGTGAAACAAAAACTGCTGGTCCGACAACACCTTTGTCGATAGCGAGACCATATCCTGATACATTGAAAAACTGATGACCCGCCGAAGTATCAAGCCGTAATTCTTCACCAAGTGACAGGTTCAGCAGTTCCATTACCTGAGTTGTAACAAAGCAATTCCTACCTGTCAGTTTGTTGGAACCTTTAGTAACATTAAGTCGCCCAATGTCTACTTCTAGCTGATTATCAATTCCAACGAGAAAGAGGGGTAGCGTGGTAGTCTCGTTCTGAAAACTGACAAG encodes the following:
- a CDS encoding FtsX-like permease family protein, which translates into the protein MIGAIASIGLKNAKRRKTTSLLTILAVALAVSLTYTAVSSTNRLKASANTFMQQSLSPVDLTVSSTKWGSPITQEMQESVEELPNSAHTIPRIEELVSFQNETTTLPLFLVGIDNQLEVDIGRLNVTKGSNKLTGRNCFVTTQVMELLNLSLGEELRLDTSAGHQFFNVSGYGLAIDKGVVGPAVFVSLEYAWEIYTIRYPNHSVNKLLVEIEDVFAARRTTKSIEGILGEEYVVTNLKTYQLKIAELFLNQANTILLALVGAAVFVAAFRVFSSFSMLFSQRKRESGVLLAFGGSRKDLLSILISEIGIIGLTGALLGGVIGVVLSRVILQLIIATSRIIYLAPTAAFFGGAAGISFWGLIASGLFGVGITLISGIVPAWQASKESIANNLGKGTVHTSASGSETGFEPSKRLQRIILGTSALLCLLVAIQMAIDFLNLGLFSSDVIRIGSVPILLLTVVALSPKLAGLESILKPLTYRTKEVVGVLSKRNLKRNAIVGVVIFNLFAAATTLLIASSNVGYAVTASWKRSLGAGVSSANIIGYADPAVELPVVDAIQSMPHVERAVPVNQLITEVHFKEESGMGILLGTHPTEFEGLASIGLSRSVNESKGLRILEQNQTGVISEYTARERNLELGDEITIGELGNVTIVGIAGSSVPFFVLTIMTPNFVIVSNSTWSSLVGEAFQAGSVLIRSNKPGKTMNGLAGFPNIQSVLISAIEADYEAALTAIQATIDASMVTLVITTILSALIGSWAISSTRIREIGLLASMGMPNSDIARSIAVESSVAIIGGLVTGTVVGLIVQSNLQAIMERFVSAPPILIDPKIVVLLIVSVILSTALTYRSVKSTAKEHPADLLAGRKAKNR